The Marinomonas profundi DNA segment ATTATTTTATTTAGTAAAGGCATTGTCATATCACCACTATAATTACCTACACGATCTGGATGAAACATCTCACTCTTCAAACTTTCAATTTGTGGATTACTAACATATTTAGCTAGACGATTATCAAGATCCATACCCTCCAACATTAATTTTATTCGAAGTAAAAGATGTTTTTCTTTACTATCGGGTTTCATCAAAACATAATTGTGTATTAATCTTGGTAATGTAAAACTACATGCAAGGCCATGCGGCACACCATAGTGGCTTGTAAGTGGATATGATATTGAGTGCGCTATAGCTGTGCGAGTTTGGCTAATCGCCAGGCCTGCCAAAACGCTGGCATTTTGCATTGCTGTGCGTGCTTTCAAGTCTGAAGGTCTATTAAGCACTTGAGGTAATGCTTTTTCAGCCAGCTCCAGAGCCTGAATAGCAAAACTGCTGCTAACAGGGCTACGGTTGACATTCCATAACGATTCCAGTGCATGCGAGACCGCATCCAAACCTGTGTAGAGGGTTTCCTGGTCAGGTAGACCCAGTGTTAACTCTGGGTCAAGAAGTACCTTTTCTGGAAAGATTTGATCACCAATCACCGAGTATTTTTTATGCTGAGTCTGATCCCAGACGGTAGCAAAAGGTGTTACTTCTGCACCTGTGCCTGAGGTGGTCGGAATCACCACCAAAGGCAGCTTTTGTTGCCAAACGTGTTTCTTGCCCTGGCGTAAAACTTCAGTCAGTGGCTGCTGCAATGCACTGGGTAGCGCAACAGCAAGCACCTTTGCTGCATCCAGCACACTCCCACCACCAATTGCAATAATACCCTGAAATTTTTGGCTGCGATAATGCTGAATAATCGCTTCTAAATCATCCAGCTCAGGGTTGGGTGTAACTTGGTCATGGACTATCAACTGCACATCAGATAACAAATACTGAATCTTTTCTGTCAGCCCACGACGTGTAAAACCTGCCGAAGTTACCAACAACCAACGACCAGGTGTTATCAACTGTGGCAGTTTTTCTAGACTACCCGCCCCTGCAATCAAGGTGGCCGGATTATGATAGTGCCAGTCCTTCATAAACCTGCTGCCTTCATGAAAGCAAGTTTGTTTTCTTCTGGGGTGCTGGTAGGCCTAGCCAAGTCATCGCGTGAACCCGTAGTGATTTTGATCTCAAACAGCATCGGTCCTGGTTGATGTTGAATTTCCTGCCAAGCTGTTTCAATGCCAGCTTGATCACTGGCACTCCAATAGCCCTTGTAGCCACTGGCGAGAGCAAGTGCTTTGAAATCGATGTTACCAGCTACGGTCGGCTGCCCACCCACTGACTCATGAGCGGCATTGTTCAGGAGCACATGCACCATGTTTTTTGGAGCCACATCACCTATAATCGGCAATGCGCCCAAATGCATTAAAACCGAACCATCGCCATCAATGCAGACAACCTTTTTGCCTGGATTACCCAAGGCAGCACCCAGTGCAATAGAGGCTGTATGCCCCATGCCGCCGACTGTTAGAAAATCACGCTGGATTTCGCCCCGCTCAACACGTAATTCAAACACTTCTCGCGAGGTTTTCCCAGTCGTGCTGACCACCAGGCTAGAACCGGTTAGATTGAGCAAAGAGCGCAATGCATCTTCACGCTTCATTTGTGAAGGCGAAGTCGACTTGCGCATACTTTTGTATTGTGAGAAGGTGCCTTTGCGTACAAGAAAAGCGATGGCAGAACCTGTTTCCACTACTTTTTGAAGTGCGTCCTTTAGCGTTGCTTCCAGATCTGTATCTTGATCTAGTACCCAGTAGGGTATCCCCAAAAGGTCCAACTGCTGTGGTGTAATCGCACCCTGTTTCACATGCTGTGGTTCATCCTTGATACCAGGTTCACCACGCCAGCCGATGATCATTACCAGGGGTATTTTGTAGACATGAGGATCAGTAATTGATGTCAATGGGTTAATCGTATTACCCAACCCTGAGTTTTGCATATAAACCGCAGCTAATTTCCCTGTGGTTAGATGATAACCCGCAGCCATGGCAATCGCATTACCTTCATTAGCTGTAATAATGTGTTCCCCAGTTCGACCGTGATCATCAACATATGCACAAAAATCTTTGAGCAAAGAATCGGGAACACCTGCAAAGAGACCGATACCGGCCTCTTGCAGTTTTGTATAAAAAATTCGAGGTTCAATCATAAAAATGCCTTATTTGGTTCCAGGAATCAACTCAAGAATATCTTTGAGTGGCAACATCTTATCGTCACATTCTTTAGATCGCTGATTCGTTAAAATAGACTTTGCAGTTTCTAACATGGCTGGGTAAGCAGAACGTAATAATTGGTTAGCGTAAATCACAATATTAGCTCCCTTTTCTTGCAATTCAGCTTCTGTTACCGAGTTGTAGCTTGAAGGAACCACAACTAACGGCTTGCGATTTAGAAATTTATTGTAGTGATCACAGAACTCGAAAATCTCTGCGGGGTCTTTTTTCCGACTGTGAATCATAATCCCATCAGCACCAGCATTGAGATAAGCCTGTGCACGCTTAACTGCATCATCCATACCTTGATCGAGAATCAAACTTTCAATACGGGCTATAATCATGAAATCATCGGTCGCTTGGGCTTTTTTACCCGCCATAATCTTGGCACAGAAGTTATCAATAGAATCCTGAGTCTGCGGAACATCGGTACCAAAGAGTGAGTTTTTCTTCAGACCTGTCTTATCTTCGATAATCGCAGCTGATACACCCAAGCGCTCAAGAGTACGGACAGTAAATTCAAAATGCTCTGACTGCCCACCAGTATCAGCATCATAAACAATAGGCTTGGTGGTGACTTCAAGCACCTCATTTAAGGTATTCATTCGAGCAGAAACATCTACTGCCTCGATATCTGGTTTACCTTTTGCAGTCGAATCAGTCAGTGAACTTCCCCACATACCGTCGAATTCACGAATACCTTCGGGTGTTTCTACCTTTGTATTCTCAATAATCAAACCACTAAGTGCATTATGGATATCTATGAAACGCAACAATGGCTTAACCTGGAGCATGCGGCGTAATGACTTTAAACGTAAATCTGGTGTAGTACCAATTTCCCGTAATGCCTTATTAAGCTGTGTAGAAGAAATTCCAGCAGTATAGGGCACCTCAATTAGTTCACCACCCCATTCAGCTAGTGTATCGATAACGCGTTGACGAGTCTCACGCTGAACGCCTTCTCGCCAATCATCGCCATGAACAACATAATCAGGTTTAAGCTTTATCAAATTGGGTACATAATCGAGTGTATCTTGCACTACAACACGTGATACACCCTTAATATTCTCGATGATAATCTTACGCTGCTCAAACTCCATATATGGAATTCTTTTGTAACTGGCAATAGCTTTGTCTGTTAGCAACCCTACAACTACTTCACCATGCTCTGCTGCTTTTTTTAATATATTTAGATGACCAGGGTGCACTAAATCTGCACTCATTCCAACATAGACAACTTTATTGCTCATAATAACATCCTTAGCTCATTGATTATTTTATCAGAGGGCCCCCCCCCCGAGAAAAAAGGTTTTATATTAACGTCATGAAAATTATTGATGGGTGCATTATCCACTTCCTTTCTATTATTATCAATTACAAAATCCACAAAGTTAATAATAGAGAGTTTGTTTACACCATGTTTACAGCAAGCCAATGCAGACAAGCCAAAACCATTTAAGTTATTTCTAGTATTAGGATTCAATAAATAAAGAACAGGTTTTTTTAAATACAAATATTCCGCTAAAAAAGAACCGCAGTCATGAATAATAGCATCTGAACTTATGAATAAATCATCATATTCACCTTCATCAAGCTGCGAGCATTCTCCATCACTCCACATTCTATAGTATTTATCTGTTTTCTCTTTACCCCAATCTGGATGGTTATACAATTTTGATTTTAATATTGGATGGGGTTTAAAGGCCCACTGCACATTTTCTTTATAACTATCTACTAAATCCAACATCAATTCCGCATAAATTAAGAAATTAGATAGTTGTAACTCAGCATTTTCGATAGTGTGATGTGGCGCATAAATAATTTTAAACTTATTTTGTGCCTTTTTCCATGGACAAGCAACCAGATTATTCTCAAACAATGATTCACAAGCAGGATAGCCCGTTAAAACACAATTCATACCATCATTACTCGAAACAACCCTAGCTAAATTCATTGAATCAGAATGTGGCATAAAAATCTTCCACATCAAATTGTGAAAAAGGTGATTATAAAGCGATTGATCATTACCGTGTGATGTAACCAAGTAAAAATAAGGCACGTAACAGCTTAAATAATTTAAATACGCATCTTCGTAATATTCTTTTCTGGTTAAGTTATGTGGATTAGTAAAAAACACAATATCAGGTTTAATTTCACTTAGGCCCAGCCATGTGCCATCACTATTTAACGACTTAAGAACGGGATAACCCTTTTCTTTAAAAAAAGTGAACGTTTTATCCATATCTTCAAGCATTCTTTCTTCTCCATATAAGGTATATGGACACACTAAGATTTCTGGTTCAAAGTAGGGATCTTCTAGCATTTTTCTAAAAACAGGATCAACTTTCCACACACTTTTATGGATAGCCAGGAATACCACCTTAATTTTTTCCTTTCCCTTAATACTAGACAAAAGCTGTTGATGCTTATGCTGCATATGCTGAGCAAGCTTTCTTTTTCTGGGGTTATCTAACAACTTAACTTTAAGCGGATTAAATAACTGCTTAAATATGTTAATTGACGATCGAAATATTTTTCTTAGCATTCTTACTAACTCTTAAAATTTGATTTTTTTATAACACTAGTTCATTAACAAATAAAATGGACGCTAAATGAAAAATTAACTATTATTACTCTCAATTGAAATCAAAAAATACAGCCTATTCGAAGTTTGT contains these protein-coding regions:
- the aepY gene encoding phosphonopyruvate decarboxylase, whose protein sequence is MIEPRIFYTKLQEAGIGLFAGVPDSLLKDFCAYVDDHGRTGEHIITANEGNAIAMAAGYHLTTGKLAAVYMQNSGLGNTINPLTSITDPHVYKIPLVMIIGWRGEPGIKDEPQHVKQGAITPQQLDLLGIPYWVLDQDTDLEATLKDALQKVVETGSAIAFLVRKGTFSQYKSMRKSTSPSQMKREDALRSLLNLTGSSLVVSTTGKTSREVFELRVERGEIQRDFLTVGGMGHTASIALGAALGNPGKKVVCIDGDGSVLMHLGALPIIGDVAPKNMVHVLLNNAAHESVGGQPTVAGNIDFKALALASGYKGYWSASDQAGIETAWQEIQHQPGPMLFEIKITTGSRDDLARPTSTPEENKLAFMKAAGL
- the aepX gene encoding phosphoenolpyruvate mutase, producing the protein MSNKVVYVGMSADLVHPGHLNILKKAAEHGEVVVGLLTDKAIASYKRIPYMEFEQRKIIIENIKGVSRVVVQDTLDYVPNLIKLKPDYVVHGDDWREGVQRETRQRVIDTLAEWGGELIEVPYTAGISSTQLNKALREIGTTPDLRLKSLRRMLQVKPLLRFIDIHNALSGLIIENTKVETPEGIREFDGMWGSSLTDSTAKGKPDIEAVDVSARMNTLNEVLEVTTKPIVYDADTGGQSEHFEFTVRTLERLGVSAAIIEDKTGLKKNSLFGTDVPQTQDSIDNFCAKIMAGKKAQATDDFMIIARIESLILDQGMDDAVKRAQAYLNAGADGIMIHSRKKDPAEIFEFCDHYNKFLNRKPLVVVPSSYNSVTEAELQEKGANIVIYANQLLRSAYPAMLETAKSILTNQRSKECDDKMLPLKDILELIPGTK
- a CDS encoding phosphonoacetaldehyde reductase; this encodes MKDWHYHNPATLIAGAGSLEKLPQLITPGRWLLVTSAGFTRRGLTEKIQYLLSDVQLIVHDQVTPNPELDDLEAIIQHYRSQKFQGIIAIGGGSVLDAAKVLAVALPSALQQPLTEVLRQGKKHVWQQKLPLVVIPTTSGTGAEVTPFATVWDQTQHKKYSVIGDQIFPEKVLLDPELTLGLPDQETLYTGLDAVSHALESLWNVNRSPVSSSFAIQALELAEKALPQVLNRPSDLKARTAMQNASVLAGLAISQTRTAIAHSISYPLTSHYGVPHGLACSFTLPRLIHNYVLMKPDSKEKHLLLRIKLMLEGMDLDNRLAKYVSNPQIESLKSEMFHPDRVGNYSGDMTMPLLNKIIFTI
- a CDS encoding CDP-glycerol glycerophosphotransferase family protein; the protein is MLRKIFRSSINIFKQLFNPLKVKLLDNPRKRKLAQHMQHKHQQLLSSIKGKEKIKVVFLAIHKSVWKVDPVFRKMLEDPYFEPEILVCPYTLYGEERMLEDMDKTFTFFKEKGYPVLKSLNSDGTWLGLSEIKPDIVFFTNPHNLTRKEYYEDAYLNYLSCYVPYFYLVTSHGNDQSLYNHLFHNLMWKIFMPHSDSMNLARVVSSNDGMNCVLTGYPACESLFENNLVACPWKKAQNKFKIIYAPHHTIENAELQLSNFLIYAELMLDLVDSYKENVQWAFKPHPILKSKLYNHPDWGKEKTDKYYRMWSDGECSQLDEGEYDDLFISSDAIIHDCGSFLAEYLYLKKPVLYLLNPNTRNNLNGFGLSALACCKHGVNKLSIINFVDFVIDNNRKEVDNAPINNFHDVNIKPFFSGGGPSDKIINELRMLL